A stretch of the Nicotiana tabacum cultivar K326 chromosome 6, ASM71507v2, whole genome shotgun sequence genome encodes the following:
- the LOC142182147 gene encoding uncharacterized protein LOC142182147, translating into MTSFSNRAVESVDESQAQYNVMSHLQGGNEEPLPDLNHPRVSENEMGSNPRAMSHNTPFMTPPFQQMAEFFRHLAGTMSEPSEMNFEKMRKMGGVEFEGTTDPTVAEQWLECMERVFEQLECTNAAKFKYAISLLQKDAYDWWVSMPNAKVKPPVLTWDDFVKSFRAKYVPPVYCDAKKKELSRYAKGIIDGERDKCRRFEEGLHGYIRKSVTILQLDDFSKLISAALTWERIDKEEASRRENKFRKGNSEYGGPSKKGKFDYSKTESTHKSLHHKQNKSNFSTASTPSYGQGKTHTPTCAQCGKNHYGACRRASGACFNCGSMDHKVKDCPNPNPLSYTHTEGSVQKPVTIHSQANSSARPRNMQAAGSSVANQASGSRAAARVYAMRQKNDQDGPNVVAGKFHLFGIFVVTLFHPGSSHSYVCSSLAFPDTVKSVRLDFDVLVTSPLGHQAVVNRIYRDCAFMIKIWLKQVTFRTSAYSHIVVQGERSLTSNIISAVLARKMICQGCDAYLSHIVDTRLESPSLKDIPTMCDFPDVFPDDLPGLPPEREIKFPIDLVPGTTPISITLYRMAPAELKELKLRVREQDIPKIAFRTRYGHYEFLVMPFGLTNAPAAFIDLMNRVFKPYLDQFVVVFIDDILVYSKNREDHDKHIRIVMQILKERQLYTKLSKCEFWLNEVAFLGHIVSSEGYYRRFVKGFSIIASPLTKILGKDAKFLWDDKCQESFEKLKSLLTQAPILSLPAEGKDYVVYSDASLRGLGCVLMQEGKVIAYASRKLKSHELNYPTHNLELAAIVFALKIWRHYLYGEKCHIFTDHKSLKYLGTQKELNLRQRRWLELIKDYDCTIDYHPGKANVVADTLSRNSLANLTLSTLPLLLELRAMNVCLSFNSNGSIIANLQVKPVLLEQVQEAQKLDEKLVKWVEEVQNGRESNFSLRKDGTLFYKNRLCVPNEDELRKQILVEAHSSPYAMHPGGTKMYQTIKEHYLWSGMKKDIVEFISKCLVCQQIKAEHQVPTGLLQPLSIPEWKWERIMLDFVSGLPRTQRNHDAIWVIVDRLTKSAHFLAIRMDYSLER; encoded by the exons ATGACCTCTTTTTCGAATAGAGCTGTTGAATCCGTTGATGAAAGTCAGGCCCAGTATAATGTCATGTCTCACCTTCAGGGAGGAAATGAGGAACCCTTGCCTGACCTAAATCATCCTCGTGTTAGTGAAAATGAAATGGGCAGTAATCCAAGAGCAATGAGTCATAATACTCCATTTATGACTCCTCCATTCCAGCAGATGGCTGAATTCTTTCGTCACTTAGCTGGGACAATGTCAGAACCTAGTGAAATGAATTTTGAAAAGATGAGAAAAATGGGCGGAGTTGAATTTGAAGGCACTACAGATCCCACGGTAGCTGAACAATGGCTCGAGTGCATGGAGAGGGTCTTTGAACAACTGGAGTGTACTAATGCTGCAAAATTTAAGTATGCTATCTCCCTTTTACAAAAAGATGCCTATGATTGGTGGGTAAGTATGCCAAATGCAAAAGTGAAACCTCCGGTGCTGACTTGGGATGACTTTGTGAAATCATTTCGTGCAAAATATGTTCCccctgtctattgtgatgctaaaAAGAAAGA GCTTTCTCGCTATGCTAAAGGTATTATTGATGGTGAAAGAGACAAGtgcagaagatttgaagaagGTTTGCATGGTTACATTCGAAAATCAGTGACAATCTTACAACTTGATGATTTTTCCAAGCTGATTTCAGCTGCACTTACTTGGGAAAGAATTGACAAGGAAGAAGCTAGTAGGAGAGAAAACAAGTTTAGGAAGGGTAATTCAGAATATGGCGGTCCATCCAAAAAGGGAAAGTTTGACTATTCCAAGACCGAGAGTACACATAAATCATTACATCATAAGCAGAATAAGTCAAATTTTTCTACTGCCAGTACTCCAAGTTATGGCCAAGGCAAAACTCATACACCTACTTGTGCACAGTGCGGGAAGAATCATTATGGTGCATGTAGACGAGCTTCTGGTGCTTGTTTTAATTGTGGAAGTATGGATCATAAAGTGAAGGATTGTCCTAATCCTAATCCTCTTTCTTATACACATACAGAAGGATCAGTTCAAAAGCCTGTCACTATTCATTCTCAAGCTAATAGTAGTGCTAGACCTCGAAATATGCAAGCAGCGGGCTCGAGTGTAGCTAATCAGGCTAGTGGGTCGAGAGCTGCTGCACGAGTTTATGCTATGAGACAGAAGAATGACCAGGATGGTCCGAACGTGGTTGCTGGTAAATTTCACTTATTTGGCATATTTGTTGTTACATTATTTCATCCTGGATCTTCGCACTCTTATGTTTGCTCATCACTTGCATTTCCCGATACTGTTAAATCTGTGAGACTTGACTTTGATGTGCTGGTCACGAGTCCATTAGGTCATCAGGCCGTTGTTAACAGGATTTACCGAGATTGTGCATTCATGATCAAAATCTG GTTGAAGCAAGTGACATTTAGAACTTCTGCATATTCACACATAGTAGTTCAAGGAGAAAGATCATTGACATCTAATATTATTTCTGCGGTCTTGGCAAGGAAGATGATTTGTCAAGGTTGTGATGCCTATCTTTCTCATATAGTCGATACACGATTGGAGAGTCCAAGTCTTAAGGACATACCAACTATGTgcgactttcctgatgtatttcctgatgaTCTTCCTGGGTTGCCTCCAGAAAGGGAGATTAAATTTCCTATAGATCTTGTCCCTGGAACTACTCCTATTTCTATCACTCTCTATAGAATGGCTCCAGCtgaattaaaagagttgaag TTGCGTGTGAGGGAGCAAGATATTCCTAAAATTGCTTTTAGGACCaggtatggccattatgaatttttggtaatgccatttggtttgacaaatgcTCCTGCTGCATTTATAGATCTAATGAACCGTGTATTCAAGCCTTATCTCGATCAATTTGTGgtggtgtttattgatgacattttagtCTATTCCAAGAATAGAGAAGATCATGATAAGCATATCCGAATTGTCATGCAAATTCTGAAAGAGAGACAACTCTACACGAAgctttccaaatgtgaattctggctgaatgAAGTGGCTTTTTTAGGGCACATTGTATCATCTGAAG GATACTACAGAAGGTTTGTGAAGGGCTTCTCTATTATAGCTTCTCCCTTGACCAAAATTTTGGGGAAAGACGCCAAATTTTTATGggatgacaagtgtcaagagaGCTTTGAAAAGCTCAAATCCTTATTGACACAAGCTCCAATACTTTCTTTGCCAGCTGAAGGAAAAGATTATGTGGTATACAGTGATGCATCTCTTCGTGGCttgggttgtgttttgatgcaagaagggaaagtaattgcttatgcctCTCGAAAGTTGAAATCACATGAGTTGAATTATCCCACTCACAATCTTGAACTTGCTGCCAttgtttttgccttaaaaatttggaggcattacttatacggAGAGAAGTGTCACATATTtactgatcacaagagtttgaAGTACTTGGGTACACAAAAAGAGTTAAACTTGAGACAACGTAGATGGCTTGAACTCATCAAAGATTATGATTGCACGATTGATTatcatcctggtaaagccaatgtggTTGCAGATACGTTGAGTCGTAATTCCCTTGCAAATTTAACTCTAAGTACATTACCTTTGCTTCTTGAATTAAGAGCCATGAATGTTTGTCTTTCATTTAATTCTAATGGTTCTATTATTGCTAATTTGCAAGTCAAGCCAGTCTTACTTGAGCAAGTCCAAGAAGCACAAAAGTTAGATGAGAAGCTTGTGAAATGGGTTGAAGAAGTCCAAAATGGAAGAGAATCAAATTTTTCATTAAGGAAAGATGGtaccttattttataaaaataggttgTGTGTTCCTAATGAAGATGAATTGAGAAAGCAGATCTTAGTTGAAGCACATAGTTCACCTTATGCAATGCATCCTGGAGGTACTAAAATGTATCAGACCATTAAGGAGCACTATTTGTGGAGTggtatgaagaaagacattgtagaGTTCATTTCTAAATGCTTGGTATGTCAACAAATAAAGGCTGAACATCAAGTCCCAACTGGTCTCCTGCAACCTTTGTCAATacctgaatggaaatgggaaagGATAATGTTGGACTTTGTTTCTGGACTTCCACGCACTCAAAGAAATcatgatgcaatttgggtcattgtagatAGACTAACTAAGAGTGCTCATTTCTTGGCAATCAGAATGGACTACTCACTTGAACGTTAG